From Rhododendron vialii isolate Sample 1 chromosome 10a, ASM3025357v1, the proteins below share one genomic window:
- the LOC131302906 gene encoding uncharacterized protein LOC131302906, giving the protein MLAWARSVGLKYGIVVVILNSAKLKGGKLPKCILGCERGGKYEPPRYLVEGQSLQRNTGTRKCDCPFQLRGIPQHPYGIRWGLEVISGVHNHEIAKHIEGHEYPSRLKPIEKQFVVDMANSTAPREILNILKQKDPSNTTGIKSIYNTIFSNKAAKLDGLTPIQYVIRQLLKEHYLHQFLTNPDTNEITDIIWVHPMSLELSVNFPSVLIIDATYKTNEYRKPLLEVVGITSTWRTYSLMFAYLSNEREETLTWALDNLKNWMLQKGASMPLVFVSDRDLALMNAIETCFPTARHILCIWHINQCVMKNCSRVLGSEWKRFVKSWHSLINSSTPSSFEHKWQAMCDDFRQFPYVITYLWQTWLRSYKERFVSAWTDTCMHLGSNSSQRAESAHARLKLYLGDTMSSLQTSFDKIHKMLKNQFGEIKKSFEKSLNIPRHKQLRDDIFDQVRCRISLEAMEFIHDQLETALEVSPHIVGYCNCTIKITHGLPCMHDLAYYRSISTPIPLWSIHAHWTRLSMHATEFNEEGARSDRTSQVVEILDGMDPPMREHIIDRIIDMADPSRSTIRPPSYNTEHRGRPTGRDEQSTRRIPSFSEASTSGSRTATSRVRGRGRRGRGSGVRNTQFIVPSIIDPYIQRLPQAYQRYISHTVDVLGDGHCGFRAIAALIGYSENDWSRVREELIEEIQQNYYLYTEIYPVNDWAKHLLILLNWFEPTAPKDHWMEAMTLGVVIATRYNLVLHTFDEDVYGCFTHLPLRSPPVSVEYRREIAIARVNNDHFVQIFLEPNYPVPPIPIWWEEHSSDEAKGWAASYETRLLLWYEVMGISMPGAAFGGDID; this is encoded by the exons ATGTTAGCTTGGGCACGGAGCGTTGGTCTAAAATATGGTATTGTGGTGGTTATTTTAAATTCTGCTAAGTTAAAAGGCGGCAAATTGCCGAAGTGCATTCTTGGTTGCgaaagaggaggaaagtacGAACCGCCACGGTATTTGGTTGAAGGGCAATCCTTGCAAAGAAATACTGGGACTAGAAAATGCGATTGCCCATTTCAACTGCGAggtataccacaacatccatacggtatcaggTGGGGTTTAGAGGTTATTAGTGGTGtccataaccatgaaatagcaaaacatattgagggccacgagtacccgtcaaggctaaaaccaatagagaaacaatttgtggtcgACATGGCCAACAGTACTGCGCCTCGTGAGATTcttaatattttgaagcaaaaagacCCGTCAAACACTACGGGAATCAAGAGCATTTATAACaccattttttcaaacaaagcaGCCAAACTGGACGGTTTAACTCCTATTCAGTATGTCATACGTCAATTACTTAAGGAACATTACCTCCATCAATTTCTTACAAATCCGGATACTaacgaaatcacagatattaTTTGGGTTCATCCTATGAGTCTAGAGCTATCTGTCAACTTTCCGTCTGTACTGATCATTGACGCCACGTACAAGACCAATGAGTATCGAAAACCACTATTGGAggttgtgggtatcacatccacatggCGAACTTACTCGCTTATGTTCGCTTATCTtagtaatgagagagaagagacattGACATGGGCATTGGATAACTTAAAAAACTGGATGCTTCAAAAGGGGGCGTCGATGCCATTGGTGTTTGTTTCAGATCGGGATTTAGCGCTTATGAACGCCATTGAAACATGTTTCCCTACGGCACGTCACATCTtgtgtatttggcacataaatcaGTGCGTCATGAAGAACTGCAGCCGTGTGCTTGGTTCGGAATGGAAGCGCTTCGTCAAGTCATGGCACTCGCTTATCAATTCATCTACACCTTCGTCTTTCGAACATAAGTGGCAAGCCATGTGCGACGATTTTCGCCAGTTTCCGTATGTCATAACTTACCTGTGGCAAACATGGTTAAGGTCGTACAAAGAGCGGTTTGTTTCAGCATGGACAGATACATGTATGCACCTCGgaagcaattcaagtcaaag GGCAGAGTCTGCACATGCGAGGCTAAAGCTATATTTAGGGGATACCATGTCATCACTacaaacatcttttgataaaatacataagatgttgaaaaatcagttcggGGAAATTAAGAAGTCGTTCGAGAAATCATTGAACATTCCACGCCACAAACAATTACGTGACGACATTTTTGATCAGGTAAGGTGTCGTatttcattagaggcaatggagTTCATACATGATCAGCTAGAAACCGCTTTAGAAGTATCCCCCCACATTGTTGGCTATTGCAACTGTACGATCAAAATCacacacggattgccatgcatgcacgatCTTGCATATTATCGTTCCATTTCCACTCCAATTCCGCTATGGAGTATCCACGCTCATTGGACTAGGTTGTCTATGCACGCAACCGAGTTTAATGAGGAGGGAGCACGATCTGACAGGACATCTCAGGTCGTTGAGATATTAGATGGGATGGATCCACCTATGCGAGAGCATATCATAGACAGGATTATCGATATGGCAGATCCATCTCGTAGCACAATTCGACCTCCATCGTACAACACAGAACATAGAGGTCGACCTACAGGTAGAGATGAGCAAAGTACACGTCGCATACCTTCTTTCTCAGAAGCATCCACTTCAGGATCAAGGACTGCAACATcgcgagtgagagggagagggagacgtgGGAGGGGTTCGGGGGTTCGCAACACTCAATTTATAGTTCCATCCATCATTGATCCCTACATTCAACGATTACCTCAGGCTTATCAGCGTTATATTTCCCACACTGTTGACGTGCTTGGTGATGGTCATTGTGGATTCAGGGCGATAGCTGCACTAATCGGGTATAGTGAAAATGATTGGAGTCGAGTACGAGAGGAGCTTATTGAAGAGAttcaacaaaattattatctatACACCGAGATTTATCCAGTAAATGATTGGGCAAAGCATCTACTAATTTTACTAAATTGGTTCGAGCCTACGGCACCAAAGGATCACTGGATGGAGGCTATGACTTTGGGAGTTGTCATCGCAACAAGGTACAACCTAgtactgcatacatttgatgaggatgtttacggttgttttactcatttgCCATTGAGGTCCCCTCCAGTTTCAGTCGAATACCGCCGGGAAATTGCTATTGCCCGTGTTAACAACGATCACTTCGTGCAAATTTTCTTAGAACCtaattaccctgtaccacccatcccAATATGGTGGGAGGAGCATTCATCGGATGAAGCTAAAGGATGGGCTGCCAGTTATGAAACACGTTTGCtattgtggtacgaagtaatgggTATAAGCATGCCGGGAGCAgcatttggaggagatattgattaa